The proteins below are encoded in one region of Stieleria sp. JC731:
- a CDS encoding excisionase family DNA-binding protein: protein MNNSLAGLTPLELETLANAIADHVADRLAKRRRLLTRHELSHVINVSVPKIVTMLRDNELPVIRVGRKFLFDPYVVIHHLSLATKEADRATRIKEPD, encoded by the coding sequence ATGAACAATTCTCTTGCTGGGCTGACTCCTCTCGAACTCGAAACTCTTGCGAATGCCATTGCGGACCATGTTGCTGATCGTTTGGCGAAACGCAGGCGACTGCTGACTCGGCATGAGCTTTCGCATGTAATCAACGTCTCTGTGCCAAAGATTGTCACCATGCTTCGCGACAACGAGCTACCAGTCATTCGGGTCGGACGAAAATTCTTGTTCGATCCGTACGTCGTGATCCACCATTTGTCGCTGGCAACGAAAGAAGCAGATCGCGCGACACGCATCAAAGAACCGGACTAG
- a CDS encoding RNA ligase family protein encodes MGASHGDFTKYPRTPHLFGSKGTDDDKHLGEAESKRFIADESLIVEEKIDGTNVGIHFSDSGDIVLQCRGHLITEGMHPQYDLFKQWAIVKRNVLEDRLTNRFIMFGEWVYARHSIHYRKLSHYFYEFDIYDKQQEAFLDLTRRMSLLEGAGIQTVPVVHMGAVSRSGLEDLIGPSQFKSHFDNPITSRPDDLMEGLYLRTEASGVVNGRAKFVRPEFVEKIKQSTHWQHQPMVPNAIADNVDIWS; translated from the coding sequence ATGGGTGCGTCTCATGGTGATTTCACCAAGTACCCCCGCACGCCACATTTGTTCGGGTCCAAGGGGACCGATGACGACAAGCATCTTGGCGAAGCAGAGTCGAAGCGGTTCATCGCTGATGAGTCGCTTATTGTGGAGGAGAAGATTGACGGGACAAACGTCGGCATCCACTTCTCGGATTCAGGTGACATCGTACTGCAATGCAGAGGGCATCTGATCACCGAAGGGATGCATCCTCAGTACGACTTGTTCAAGCAATGGGCGATCGTCAAACGGAATGTATTGGAAGATAGGCTGACGAACCGATTTATCATGTTCGGGGAATGGGTGTATGCGAGGCATTCGATCCACTATCGTAAGCTGTCGCACTACTTCTACGAGTTCGATATCTACGACAAGCAGCAAGAGGCATTCCTCGATCTGACGCGTCGAATGTCGTTGCTCGAAGGTGCGGGCATTCAGACGGTTCCTGTCGTCCACATGGGCGCGGTGAGCCGAAGTGGTCTCGAGGATTTGATCGGACCATCGCAGTTCAAAAGCCACTTTGATAACCCGATTACAAGTCGGCCTGACGATCTCATGGAAGGTCTGTATCTGCGGACCGAGGCAAGTGGCGTCGTCAACGGTCGGGCGAAGTTTGTTCGTCCTGAATTTGTCGAAAAGATCAAGCAAAGCACGCACTGGCAACATCAGCCAATGGTGCCAAATGCGATTGCGGACAATGTGGATATTTGGTCATGA
- a CDS encoding AAA family ATPase, translated as MNWEQLHQSSLEEITAWAESQSWCQAMSNCAQDAQWHSEGDVWTHTKMVLRQLFGLDEWSSLSAHDQTVLIFTALFHDVAKPLTSETDPETGRVRSPKHAVKGEHVARSILRELGCDLTTREEIARLVRFHGRPAFLLERDEPTHEVVRLSWLVNNRLLYLFALADTRGRDTDSMTRPEENLHYWKLTAEEAGCYDEPYRFETDHARFTFFRQSEPNLHYVPHEDFSCTVTLMAGLPGSGKDTWLSRNYANLPIVSLDKIRTELGIDPRDNQGKVAQRAKELCREFLRSKTSFAFNATNTMRLTRGRWTDLFADYNARIETVYLEPPFSEILRQNRSRHDAVPESVIRKLAEKCEPPTWTESHDLVLSDGKRS; from the coding sequence ATGAACTGGGAACAACTACATCAGTCATCGCTTGAAGAGATCACGGCGTGGGCCGAATCCCAGTCGTGGTGTCAGGCGATGTCGAACTGCGCCCAGGATGCTCAGTGGCATTCCGAAGGAGACGTCTGGACTCATACCAAGATGGTGCTGCGGCAACTGTTCGGACTTGATGAGTGGTCATCACTGTCGGCACATGATCAAACCGTGCTGATCTTCACGGCATTGTTCCACGATGTTGCCAAACCATTGACGAGTGAAACCGATCCGGAGACGGGACGTGTTCGTTCTCCGAAACACGCCGTCAAAGGCGAGCACGTCGCCCGGTCGATTTTGCGTGAACTGGGTTGCGACCTGACGACTCGCGAAGAGATTGCTCGACTGGTGCGTTTCCACGGACGACCCGCGTTTCTGCTGGAACGCGATGAACCGACTCATGAAGTCGTGCGGCTTTCATGGTTGGTCAACAATCGATTGCTGTATCTGTTTGCGTTGGCAGACACTCGCGGACGAGACACCGACTCGATGACTCGTCCCGAAGAGAACCTTCACTATTGGAAACTCACCGCTGAAGAAGCAGGGTGCTATGACGAGCCCTATCGATTCGAGACGGACCATGCTCGCTTCACCTTTTTCCGTCAGTCCGAGCCAAATCTTCACTATGTTCCACACGAAGACTTCTCATGCACCGTGACGTTGATGGCCGGTTTACCGGGTAGTGGCAAGGACACTTGGCTCTCCAGAAATTACGCAAACTTGCCGATCGTTTCACTGGACAAGATCCGAACGGAGCTTGGGATTGATCCAAGGGACAATCAAGGCAAAGTGGCTCAGCGAGCGAAGGAACTCTGTCGCGAATTCTTGCGTTCCAAAACTTCATTCGCATTCAACGCAACCAATACGATGCGACTGACGCGTGGCCGTTGGACTGACTTGTTCGCCGACTACAACGCTCGTATCGAGACGGTTTACCTTGAGCCACCATTCAGTGAAATACTTCGGCAAAACCGATCGAGGCATGATGCGGTGCCAGAATCAGTCATACGCAAGCTGGCTGAAAAATGCGAGCCACCGACGTGGACCGAAAGTCATGACCTTGTGCTCAGCGATGGAAAGCGGTCTTGA